In Nicotiana tabacum cultivar K326 chromosome 2, ASM71507v2, whole genome shotgun sequence, the following proteins share a genomic window:
- the LOC107821306 gene encoding beta-amyrin 28-monooxygenase-like encodes MELFYVSLLCLFILLVSLSFLFLFLFNNNKNKSTFSGQLPPGKSGWPVIGESLEFLSTGWKGHPEKFIFDRISKYSSNVFKTHLLGEKAAVFCGDSGNKFLFSNENKLVQAWWPSSVDKIFPSSTQTSSKEEAIKMRKMLPNFLKPEALQRYIGIMDDIAQRHFKSWENQEQVFVFPLAKRYTFWLACRLFVSVEDPNHVAKLADPFDVLASGLISIPIDLPGTPFNRAIKASNFIRKELVAIIKQRKIDLAEGKALPNQDILSHMLLTSDENGKFMHELDIADKILGLLIGGHDTASSACAFIVKYLAELPEIYEGVYKEQMEIAKSKAQGELLNWEDIQKMRYSWNVACEVLRLAPPLQGAFREALIDFTFNGFSIPKGWKIYWSANSTHRNPEVFPEPLKFDPSRFEGRGPAPYTFVPFGGGPRMCPGKEYARLEILVFMHHLVKRFKWEKTIPDEKIVVNPMPIPAKGLPVKLYPHNKA; translated from the exons ATGGAGTTGTTCTATGTCTCTCTTCTTTGCCTCTTTATTCTTTTAGTCTCCCTCTCCTTCCTCTTCCTCTTTCTCTTCAACAATAATAAGAACAAATCCACCTTCTCCGGCCAACTTCCTCCGGGCAAGTCCGGCTGGCCGGTGATCGGAGAAAGCCTCGAGTTTCTCTCCACTGGTTGGAAAGGTCATCCTGAAAAATTTATCTTTGATAGAATTTCCAAGTACTCTTCCAATGTGTTTAAAACTCATCTTTTAGGTGAAAAAGCAGCTGTTTTTTGTGGTGATTCTGGAAATAAATTCTTGTTTTCCAATGAAAATAAATTAGTCCAAGCTTGGTGGCCAAGTTCAGTTGACAAAATTTTCCCATCTTCAACACAAacttcttcaaaagaagaagctattaaaatgagaaaaatgcTTCCTAATTTCCTTAAACCCGAGGCGTTACAACGTTACATTGGAATCATGGATGATATCGCGCAACGCCATTTTAAATCATGGGAAAATCAAGAACAGGTTTTTGTTTTCCCTCTAGCAAAACGTTACACTTTTTGGTTAGCATGTCGATTATTTGTAAGTGTAGAAGATCCTAATCATGTAGCTAAACTTGCTGATCCTTTTGATGTTTTGGCTTCGGGTTTAATTTCTATTCCTATAGATTTACCTGGTACACCATTTAATCGTGCTATTAAGGCCTCCAATTTTATTAGAAAGGAACTTGTGGCAATTATAAAGCAAAGGAAGATTGATTTGGCTGAGGGAAAAGCATTGCCAAATCAAGATATATTGTCACATATGCTATTGACAAGTGATGAAAATGGGAAGTTTATGCATGAATTGGATATTGCTGATAAGATATTAGGGTTGTTGATTGGTGGACATGACACTGCTAGTTCTGCTTGTGCTTTTATTGTCAAGTATCTTGCTGAGCTTCCTGAGATCTATGAAGGAGTTTACAAAG AACAAATGGAGATAGCAAAATCAAAGGCGCAAGGAGAATTATTGAATTGGGAAGACATTCAAAAGATGAGATATTCATGGAATGTGGCCTGTGAAGTTTTAAGACTTGCTCCACCCCTCCAAGGTGCTTTTAGGGAAGCCCTAATTGACTTCACTTTCAATGGTTTCTCCATTCCAAAAGGATGGAAG ATATACTGGAGCGCAAATTCTACACACAGAAATCCAGAAGTATTTCCAGAACCTCTAAAATTCGACCCTTCAAGATTTGAAGGAAGAGGACCTGCGCCATACACATTTGTACCCTTTGGAGGTGGACCTAGGATGTGCCCTGGAAAAGAATATGCTCGTTTAGAGATACTTGTTTTTATGCACCATCTTGTTAAGAGGTTTAAGTGGGAAAAAACTATTCCCGACGAGAAGATCGTCGTCAATCCAATGCCGATTCCGGCGAAGGGACTTCCGGTCAAGCTCTATCCTCACAACAAGGCATGA